The genomic DNA GGCGCTCGGTATGGAACGCCAAGCCGTTATAGACGAAGTCAAAAAAAGCGGGCTTCGAGGAAGAGGAGGTGCAGGATTTCCCACTTGGATTAAATGGAACGGACTTCCGAAAGAAAAAACGAAACCGCATTACGTTCTCTGCAATGCGGACGAAGGTGAGCCGGGAACATTCAAAGACAAAGAACTCATGGAAAACACACCGCATCTCGTCATCGAGGGGATGATTCTCGGCGGATATGCGACTCAAGCCGACGCCGGTTACATCTACATTCGCGGAGAGTTCGTTGACGCTGGGAAAGCGATTCGTAAAGCAGTAGACGAAGCCTATGAAAAAGGATTTTTAGGGAAAAACATTTTAGGTTCTGGATGGGATTACGACATTTTCGTTCACATGGGCGCGGGTTCTTACGAGGTCGGCGAAGAGAGTGCGATGATGAGCAGTCTTATGGGCGAAAGAGGGATGCCGAGGCTTAAATTTCCTCATGTTCCTTTGCCGACGATTGCAGGGCTTTGGGATTGCCCCACGCTGATCAACAATGTGGAAACGTTTGCTACCACTCCCTTCATCATCGAAAACGGGGGGGATTGGTATGCGACGATGGGAGCATCCACGAAAAATTCGAGAGGGACGAAGATTTTCAGCGTTTCTGGGCATGTGAACAAACCCGGGAATTACGAAATCGAATTCGGTATGCCCCTTATGGAATTGCTCGAATTGGCGGGGGGGATGAAAGGAGGAAAATTGAAGGCATGCATTCCTGGCGGCTCTTCCGTGCCGATGATCAATGCCGAGACTTGTGAAAAGGCAATCATCGGATACGAGGAATTGAACGAGGTGGGGACGATGGTCGGTTCAGGGGGTTGTATTTTTCTCAACGAACATACGTGTATCGTTACATTCATTTGGAGAACGTGTTTGTTTTACGCTCGGGAATCTTGCGGTAAATGTACGCCATGCCGGGAAGGGACGAGCTGGCTGGTGCAAGTTTTCGAGCGAATTCGAGAAGGGGGGGGACGTAAAGAGGACATCCAGTTATTGGAAGACATTTGTCGGCAAATTGACGGGCGCTCTCTTTGTGCCTTAGGAGATGCCGCCGCATGGCCTGTGCAAGGCGCTTTGAAAGCCTTTCGGGAAGAGTTCGAATATTACATCGAGCACGGAAGAAGTATCGTGGATACTCCGGAGAGCCGTTTCATGCTGCCGGAAGCACTGATTAAGTTAAGATGAAAAAGTACGCTTACTGAGATAAGGACCTAAACAGACTTTATAGCTTCGTGTTGTGCGGCATGTCGTGAGTTTTCTAACTTCTTTTCAATTCCTCGCACACAGCTGCTGCGAATTCGCTCGTTTTCGCATTGCCCAACAAATCGTATGTTTTAATTCCCTTCACCAAAGTCCTCTCGACTGCCTTTTCGATTCTATCCGCAGCCTCTTCTTCGCCCAAATACCTTAGCATCAAAGTTGCACTCAGGAGTAAAGCGGTGGGATTCACTTTATCTAATCCTGCGTATTTAGGAGCGGAGCCGTGCACGGCTTCGAAAACGGCGCAATCCTTTCCGTAGTTCGCACCGGGAGCCACTCCTAGCCCCCCCATCATTCCCGCAGCCAAATCGCTCACGATGTCGCCGTACATATTCGGTAAAACTAACACATCGTAGTTTCTCCATTTCGTAACCAATTGCATGCAAAGCGCATCTACGATGATGTCGTAACTCTCGATGTCCGGATAATCTTTGGCGACTCTTTGAAACGTACGTAAGAAAAGTCCATCCGCAATTTTTTGGATATTCGCCTTGTGAACGCATGTAACAGCGCGCCTTCGATTTTTTCGCGCGAATTCGAAGGCGGCACGCGTAATTCGCTCCGTCGCTGATTCACTGATTAATTTCACGCCGGCGGCGACGGTGGGGGTAACCATGTATTCGATTTGCGCATAAAGGTCTTCCGTATTCTCACGAAAGATTACGATATCGAGACCCTCGAAAGGAGTTTGGATTCCCGGCAACGCTCTCGCAGGGCGAACGCAAGCATATAAATCCAATTTTTTTCGTAGCGTTACATTCGGACTCACCGAGCCTTTACCAATCGGAGTCGTCATCGGCGCTTTCAATGCGACCCCCACCTCTTTGATCTTTTCTATCGTTCTGTCGGGGATGATCGGCTCTCCCGCTTCGACGCATTTCAAACCTGCATCCAAAGGAATCCAATGGATGTCTACCTTTGCCGCTTCGAGGATTTTCATCACCGCATCGGTGATTTCCGGACCGATGCCGTCACCTCGAATTACGCATACATCGTGTTTCATCGTTCGTTTCTAATTCTTTTCATAATTGCAAAGCAAATCTTATTTCGAAAGGAGTTCAGTTCTCTAATAGGGCTGGCTGTATAATTTTTCTCCTTCCTTTGCGAATAACTTTTGCGCTTTCACCCACTTGAAGTTATTGCGTGCGAGTGTTTGAAGAAGCGCCTCGATGTCTGCATCGCTAACATTTTCCCCTTCATAACGACACTGCATTAAATCGGTCATCTCCGTTTCAGGAGGCGGACCTGGAAAAACCCGCATGCCTCGATTCGAAATAAAAACTAATTTCAAAGTGCCATGTTCAAGTGGCGCATCGGGAATTTTCTCACTTTGCAAATAGACATCTACTCCGACAAGTTGAAACATATTTTTTTCGTTATGCCTCGACAACTTTCGCCAAGGCTAAGATTTCCCTCCAGGGCAAAAAGGATTATACGAAACTCAGCGTTCGAAAGTCAAATTCGGGCTTTTTTTGTATGTCCGTTTCAACACTTTGCTCGGGAATTATCGAATTTCTAAACCTTCGGAAATATCCTCCCCTGCCACAACTGCGGTAGTTCGAACGTCTGGAACTAAAGCATGGATGCTTTACGTTATTGGTTGACTACACCCACACACCAAAACCTCTTCCCTGTCTGGCAAGTAAGGGAAACAGTACAGGCAGCCATGATTTTTGCCGATTCTTGGATAGAGAGGTTTATCCCGCTGGAGGGAAACCAAGACAACGTCATGCTTCATTTAGCGAATCTATCTGAGTTCGGTGGAAACGAAGTAGCCGCAAGAAAACGGCTCGAACCAGATTTCGAGGGTCAAAGGTTGCTTCGGGGGAAGGACCTAGGTAGAGCTGACTCCTTACAAATGAGTACAACCCGCACATATACTCGGAAACACAGTGGGACAATTCGGCATCTGATAAGTAGAGAACAAAAATTCCGCTCTCATTTCGCGGAAAAACGACCCGCGAAAGAACGGAATTCTCTAAAAAAACGCGAAGATCGCGAGATTCTCGGCCTGGAAAACGGCGATCGCAGCCTTGAATGGCTAAGAACCGGAGTACTCATGAAATTCGTGCCTGAGAAGATACGGGAAGTAGGCATGCTGTTGACGTTGGTGCAATGTCGCGAGGGAAATTCCCCTTCGACGAACCCACAAAGCGCAAAACTTTCGGGCGAGTCGGGCCTTAGGGCAGCGCAAACACCTATGGAACGGGTAAACGTTAATTGTATTAGGAGTATCCTCAACGCTCCTTAAAGAAGATAAAGCAATGTGGCAGAGATTTACTGAACGAGCAAGAAAAGTAGTCTTCTACGCTCAAGAAGAAGCGCAGAGGTTCGGAGAAGGTTATGTCAGTACTGAACATCTGTTGTTAGGACTTGTGCGAGAGCAAGACAGCGTGGCAGCCCGCGTATTAGAAAAACTCGGTGTGAGCTTGTCGAAAATTCGCGCTGAGGTAGAGAAACAACTCCCTCGAGGCGAGCACAAACCCGTATCCGAGATGACCCTCACGCCTCGCGCGAAGCGCGTGATTGATTTAGCTTACGAAGAAGCGCGTCTTCTCAACAACAATTACATCGGCACAGAGCATCTCCTTCTCGGGCTCATCCGCGAAGGTGATGGCTTAGCAGGACGCGTTTTAGCGAAATTGGGCGTAGAGTTGGAGCGCGCCCGTCGAGAAGTGATGAACTTGCAAGACAGCGAGGCTCCCGCACGCACCGGGCGCTCTCATCGTTCCCAAACACAGACCCTCGACGAATTCGGTCGCGACCTGACAGAACTTGCTCGTCAAGGCAAGCTCGACCCGGTAATCGGGCGTCACACGGAAATCGAGCGTGTGATGCAGATTTTGAGCAGACGCACGAAAAACAACCCGTGCTTGATTGGAGAACCAGGCGTCGGTAAAACCGCTATTGCCGAAGGTCTTGCTCAACGAATCGTTGCGGGCGACGTTCCCGACCAAATCAAAGACAAACGCATTGTCGCTCTCGACCTTGCTGCTTTGGTCGCAGGAACGAAATATCGCGGTGAATTCGAAGAACGAATGAAACGCGTTATGGACGAAGTTCGCAAAGCGGATGGCGAGGTCATTCTCTTTGTGGACGAGTTACACACGCTTGTTGGGGCTGGCGCCGCAGAAGGCGCGATCGATGCTTCGAACATCATGAAACCGGCTCTGGCAAGGGGTGAACTCCAATGCATTGGGGCGACGACTCAAGACGAATTCCGTAAATACATCGAAAGAGACCCTGCCCTTGAGCGTCGCTTCCAGCCCGTAATGGTTCGTGAGCCCAGCGAAGAAGAGGCAGTAGAAATTTTGAAAGGGCTTCGCGATCGCTACGAAGCGCATCACAAAGTGCATATTCAAAACGACGCTTTGGTTTCCGCGGTTCAACTATCCATGCGGTATATCAGCGATAGAGCGCTTCCTGACAAAGCGATTGACTTGGTAGACGAAGCGGCAAGCCGCGCGCGGCTAATGCTCACTCTTCCTCCGTTAGATATCCGTCAAGACCGTCAGATGCTCGAGCGATTACGCCAAGAGCATGAAGCACTCTCTCGCCGCCAGGATTTAGACGGACGTTTAGAGCAACTTCAGCAACAAATTGAATTGCTCGATAAAAACCTCAAAGAACGAGAAGAGCAATGGAAAGCGCTTCCTAAAGAAGAACCAGTCGTTACAGAACACGAGATTGCACAAATCGTTCAATCTTGGACTGGCATTCCTGTAACTCGATTAGTGGAAGCGGAAAGCCAGAAACTCTTGCGCATGGAAGAGGAACTGCGCAAGCGTATCGTCGGTCAACACGACGCGGTGAGCGCCGTATCTCGAGCCGTGCGTCGTGCCCGAAGCGGTATGAAAGACCCGAAACGACCGATGGGTAGTTTCTTCTTCCTCGGACCGACGGGTGTTGGAAAAACCGAAATGGCACGAGCTCTTGCGGAATTCCTTTTCGAAAACGAATCTAACCTCGTGCGCGTGGATATGTCCGAATACATGGAACGCTTCTCGGTTAGCCGATTGATTGGAGCGCCTCCCGGATATGTCGGTCACGAAGAAGGCGGACAATTAACCGAAGCGGTGAGACGTAATCCGTATTGCGTCGTACTTCTCGATGAAATCGAAAAGGCGCATCCGGACGTGTTCAACATCCTATTGCAAATTTTAGAAGATGGACGTCTGACGGATTCACAAGGCAGAGTGGTTGATTTCCGCAATACGGTACTCATCATGACGTCGAACGTCGGTGTCCGCTCGATTGACGAAGAGCGCGCGATTGGATTCCGCGAAGCGCGGATAGACCCCAATGATCCGAAAGCATACGAATCTATGAGAAACAAAATGCTTTCGGAGATGCGCAAACTCTTCCGTCCGGAATTTCTCAACCGTGTAGACGAAGTTATCGTGTTCCATCACTTGAGCCGCGAAGACCTCTTGCAAATCGTGGACTTGCAAATTGCACGCGTGAACAAGCAAGGAGAAAGAATGCATATGAAGGTCGAAATCACGGATGCGGTTCGAGAGATGCTCGCTCGCGAAGGGTATCAGCCCGACATGGGTGCTCGCCCGCTTCGTCGTGCGGTTCAAAGATACATCGAAGACCCGTTGAGCGAAGAGATTCTTTTGGGTCGCTTCAGCGAAGGTGACCATGTCTTGGTAGACCTCGATGAAACCGGACACGTCATCTTTCGTAAGGCTAGCGGAACCGAAGCAGGTCCTCGAGAAGCAGAAACCGTAAGCCCGAATTAAAACAAGTAGGGTTTCAGAGAAAAATAAGCTCCGTTTAGGATGTAGATCGTCAACATCCTAAAAGGCGGATGTTTGTATCTGATTAATCACTTCGTTTCTTTCGTATATTCCGCGACGACGATCGAACGGATTCCGCCACGTGTGTTGAATTCCCCGATGACTTTTGCAGTTCGTGGTTGACAGACTGCAACGATGTCGTCCAATATTTGATTGACGACGGCTTCGTAATACACTCCACGATTTCGATAACTTTGATAATACAATTTCAGCGATTTCAATTCGATGCAAAGTTTATCGGGTGTGTAACGCAAAATCATCGTTGCGAAATCGGGTTGGCCAGTGCGAGGGCAGACACTCGTAAACTCCGAAGTGATATGCTCGATAAGATAATCTCTTTCCGGTTTCGGATTTTCGAAAGTTTCTAAAATTTCTCGACTCATAACTTATCGCGCTTTTTTCTCCGTTCTTAATTTTGATATTATTGCGCCTCACGGCGACTCTTATTTTTTTATATCATCGCGCCTTACGGCGCTCCTACTTTTTGATGTTGCCTATCGCGGCTCACGCCGCTCCTACATTTTTATATTGTCGCGACTTACGCCGCACCTACATTGCTTCTACATTATGTTCTAAAAAGCAATATCGAGTACACTTCATCGCCGATGCTTCGTCTTTGGGAATGGGACAAAGAGGTCTTCGACTTTATCAATCAGGGGTTGAGATCGCCTTGGGCAGATGCATTTTTTCGTTTTTTCACGTGGTTGGGGTTGGGGTGGGTTCAAATAGGTATCCTTTTACTCATTTGGTTAAAAGAGGAAAAACTGCGGGAGAGCATGATGACGTGTTTTATAGGATGGAGCATAGCATCCGTCATCACGCACACATTGAAATTCACGATAGATCGCGTTCGACCTAGTACTCTCCTCCACGCATTCGTCGCTCAGGACGAAAAGATCCTCATCTATAGTTTTCCGAGTGGACACACTGCAACATCGTTTGCTATTGCGTGTGCTTTGGCATTATCGCTACCGAAACATCGGCTACTCGTGTCTTCGATTGCCTTTGTTGTGGCATTTCTCGTGGGTGTTTCTCGCATTTACCGCGGAGTCCACTGGCCAACGGACATCATTGCGAGTGCTCTTCTCGGTTTTTCGAGCGGAATACTCGCGCATCTCCTGATGAACAACTGGAAAGAGCGAAGAGCGCGACTCGCAGGGGGGGCTGAAAAATGATTCCTGTTCTCTTGCTGTGCTTTCTCGAGATGAATGAACCAATACCCATCGAACCAGCGAGTATTTTCATCAAAGAGCAACAAGTTCCGACGAAAGTGAAACAAATTTCCCAAAGCACTTACCTCCTCAATACACAAGATGTAAAGGTAAAAGTGAAAAAGGGGGGTTCCAAGAACACTTGGACGTTTACCATCGAGCCGAAACAGGAAATCACGATTTCTTTTAGGATACGGAGTCGAGTGCGTCCTATAAGAGTGAATCGTAATGAAGACCATCGCGTATTACAATTCGGAATAGGAGACGCAACGAGCCGTCTCAACGACGCATTCCTAATCGAAAAAAAGAAAAAAATACTACACTTCAGCGAAGCCTCTGTCGTTTTACACGGTGGAACGAGTTATGGCGCTGCAATCGTTTCCTTTTCGAAATTCTCTCCGCAACTTCGCGTGCAAATTTCCGAACTAGAAACTTTCACGAAAAACGCAGACATCCAAGCCTTAGAAATACGAAATAAAGAAGAGTTTTCGCAATTTACAGAACTCGTGAAGTCTCTGAGGCAGACGAACGCACAAAAACCGACTCTTGTTTTTCGCAATGAGCAATACGAAGAAAGCGTGCGTATAAGGTGGTCGAGTTTAGCAACTGCAACGGGTATGAACGTGACCGCAGAAGAAGGTTTTTCTCATCGAGACTCTTTAGATTTGATTAAGCCAGTTTCCGATGTATGGACGATGGATTACGGCAGTGTTTCGTCACTCCCGGAAATTTTAGTGACTCATGTCGTAACACCGACTAAAACTCGTTATTCAGTGGTAACGATTTTCAATTACATGGACTATCCTCGGACGGTTTTTTTCGGATTCAACGAAATAGGACTCGACCCGAGAGTCGGTTACGCTTGCTTCGATTTTTGGAAGGTGCAATATCTGGGAGAGGTTGCAGGAAAATTGGGAGTGACCCTTCCTCCTTTATCTTCGCGTTTACTGCTCATCCGCCGAGGGAGCGAAGTTCCTCAAATTTTGGGGACCTCGGCACACGCTTTAGGGGAAATAGGGGCTGGGTTGGACACGTCTTGGAATTCCGAGACGAAAACATTATCCGGAAAAATCACCCTTCCCGAGAACCGAAGTATAAGCGTTTATCTTTCGCATGCACTTCGAGAAGAGATATTCGAAAGTGCAGAAGCGAGTTGCGACGGGGGGGAAGCCACGGTTTCTCAAAATCGAGGGTTCTTTCGCTTACAATTGCGCACCGAGAAAGGAGGGGAATCTCATTGGAAAGTACGTTTTACCGGAAAGAAAACGACACCCGAGCCAAGCGGACAAGAGATTGCGGTTTCCGTAATTTCGCCCTGGATGAGTAGCATTCGCAGAAAACATCCAGAAGACACAAACGCAGGGTATTTCGTTTTCCGTAACGATTCCTTAGTTGCGTATTTCGGGGATTCAGAGATTTACGATGCAGAATTAGAGCCGGACACTCTTTATCGTTATGCTGTGTTTCCTGTGGACTTTTACGGCGGGCTAGGAACTCCGGTCGAATTTATCGTGCGTACGCCGAATGCAAGGGACTCGATGATTTTCGATACTCCTATGGAAAGATGGACAGGCATTTCACCTCCACTTCCCGAAAAATCGAGAGGGGGGGGAGCAATAAGCGTAAACGAAAAGAGAGTTTATGGGTTGAGCATGAGCATTCCTAGCGAAGGCACTTTTCGAATTTCGAGGGCATTCGAGCAATTCGAAGGCACTGTCGCATTGGAAGACGGTTCAGACGAATCGGTCGAGGCCGAATTCGTGATTTTGGGTGACGGTAAAGAGATATGGCGGAGTAAGAGTTTGAAGAAAGGCTTACAAGAGAATTTTTCCATACCGCTTTCGCAGATCTATCACTTGACGCTTCGCGTGGAGAAAAAGAGTGGAAGCGGAAAAGCGTATGCGGCTTGGATTAACCCTGTTCTAAAGGCAAAGCGTCCGTAAGCATCGCTTGCATTAAATCCGTGCGAAGAACAACGCCCACGAGTTTTTCGTCGCGCACGACCGGAAGAATCGTTAAACCTTTCGTCAGCATGAGATGCAAGGCTTCCGAGATTTCTAAATTGTCGTTTGCGGTAATCGGCTCAGATGTAGCATATATCAAGGCTTTGGTAGGAGAAAGACCGGTTACATCTCCCTTCGCCATCACCGCACGTGAAAGGTCCCCTTCGGTGATTACTGCGCAAGGCTTTTTATCAGAATCCACGAAAACCAATGCGGGGAATTGGTAAATATCCATTTTGTCCACGGCGTCTCGAAAAGTAGAATCGAGCGTAAGCGTGGGAATATGAACATGCATGACTTCGCTGAGAGTCATGAAATCAATATACCGTTTGTAGAGAACTCTAAGAAAACGAAACGCCTTTCTGCCAAGCGTTTCTCACCGAGCGCAAGGCTTCGAGATAGTTTTCGAACCCTTCGCTCAAGCGTCTGAATAACCATGCTTCCCTGCTGAACTCACCATAATCGAAAGTGCTTACGATGTAATAGCTCGATTTACCGAGTGCGATCGTATCTAACAATCCTAAGAGCGCTCCACGTTTTTGGAACAGTCGTTTTTGTTCGGGAAAAAGTCCTTCCCAAAACATTACGAAATCTCCGATATGCTTATGAACTTCCCTTTCCCGTTCGAAACTATCCGCACCATAACGAATGTCTCCCGCATAAATCATCGCGAGCAAATCATCTAATGGGCCATAGGGAGTTTCGAGGTTGGATGCCTCTATGTGAGCGAAGTCCACTAAGAGATGGGCAAGATAGTCCTCGACGTCTTGCTCGTGAACTCCGAGCACTTTGTCGAAACTTCCGTAGATCGCTTCGCGAAGAAACTTCCGCAAAGGATGACGTTCGCTAATTTTTCGACGTTTCATAATCCGACCGGTAGTTAAAAGGTTTTTTCCCTATATGCCAATAATCTCACCGTAGTTTTTTTACTGGGTATTCGGCATAAGCAACTTTTCATTAGTAGGCTTACACCTTATTAGTTCTGCTTCGAGAAAACGGGGTTACTCTCGAAGAAATGCATTTCCAGTGTTAATATCTACGAGTTTCATGCCAAAACAGGTTCTTAAAAATTCGAGAAAATGCATCCTGCACACAAGCCAACAAGAGGGGATAGTTTCTTTAAATAAGCCCCAGGTCTTCTTCGAACCCAGCCATTACGTTCATCATATGAATCATTTGTGCGCAGCCCGCCTTGCCGTGAATACTCGAAACGACCTCGGAGCGGAGGGCGGCCGTTTCTTGTGATGAAAACTCCATATCGAGTGAAAGCGTATACACGGCAAAGGGTTTGCCCTTCGTAAGGGCAACCAGATCATCGCCCGGAGATGCTTCTCTCACGAAGAACGACCTACCGTAAACTTCTTCGTAGAGGTCGTCGATATCCTGCGGATTTTGCGGAGTTCGAATTGTCGCTGTAACGAGCGCTTTTATACATTCGTCGAGTTCTTCTTTTCTGCACGCGACTGTCACCCCCTTATCCCATCCTAATCTTTCGAGCGCTTGTTCGACCTCCGACAGTCCCTCTTCGAAAGAGAACAAGACAGACGGCTTTTCAACGAGGATTCCGGCACGAATCAAAGGGTTCAGCGCAATCAGCGCGAGCGTCGCAGCAGGACCCGGGCAAGAGGTCCGGTCAGCGC from Fimbriimonadales bacterium includes the following:
- the nuoF gene encoding NADH-quinone oxidoreductase subunit NuoF translates to MPEKRLLLEHSGDPSYRSIEGYIAKGGYRALKKALGMERQAVIDEVKKSGLRGRGGAGFPTWIKWNGLPKEKTKPHYVLCNADEGEPGTFKDKELMENTPHLVIEGMILGGYATQADAGYIYIRGEFVDAGKAIRKAVDEAYEKGFLGKNILGSGWDYDIFVHMGAGSYEVGEESAMMSSLMGERGMPRLKFPHVPLPTIAGLWDCPTLINNVETFATTPFIIENGGDWYATMGASTKNSRGTKIFSVSGHVNKPGNYEIEFGMPLMELLELAGGMKGGKLKACIPGGSSVPMINAETCEKAIIGYEELNEVGTMVGSGGCIFLNEHTCIVTFIWRTCLFYARESCGKCTPCREGTSWLVQVFERIREGGGRKEDIQLLEDICRQIDGRSLCALGDAAAWPVQGALKAFREEFEYYIEHGRSIVDTPESRFMLPEALIKLR
- a CDS encoding isocitrate/isopropylmalate family dehydrogenase, with the protein product MKHDVCVIRGDGIGPEITDAVMKILEAAKVDIHWIPLDAGLKCVEAGEPIIPDRTIEKIKEVGVALKAPMTTPIGKGSVSPNVTLRKKLDLYACVRPARALPGIQTPFEGLDIVIFRENTEDLYAQIEYMVTPTVAAGVKLISESATERITRAAFEFARKNRRRAVTCVHKANIQKIADGLFLRTFQRVAKDYPDIESYDIIVDALCMQLVTKWRNYDVLVLPNMYGDIVSDLAAGMMGGLGVAPGANYGKDCAVFEAVHGSAPKYAGLDKVNPTALLLSATLMLRYLGEEEAADRIEKAVERTLVKGIKTYDLLGNAKTSEFAAAVCEELKRS
- a CDS encoding ATP-dependent Clp protease ATP-binding subunit, translated to MWQRFTERARKVVFYAQEEAQRFGEGYVSTEHLLLGLVREQDSVAARVLEKLGVSLSKIRAEVEKQLPRGEHKPVSEMTLTPRAKRVIDLAYEEARLLNNNYIGTEHLLLGLIREGDGLAGRVLAKLGVELERARREVMNLQDSEAPARTGRSHRSQTQTLDEFGRDLTELARQGKLDPVIGRHTEIERVMQILSRRTKNNPCLIGEPGVGKTAIAEGLAQRIVAGDVPDQIKDKRIVALDLAALVAGTKYRGEFEERMKRVMDEVRKADGEVILFVDELHTLVGAGAAEGAIDASNIMKPALARGELQCIGATTQDEFRKYIERDPALERRFQPVMVREPSEEEAVEILKGLRDRYEAHHKVHIQNDALVSAVQLSMRYISDRALPDKAIDLVDEAASRARLMLTLPPLDIRQDRQMLERLRQEHEALSRRQDLDGRLEQLQQQIELLDKNLKEREEQWKALPKEEPVVTEHEIAQIVQSWTGIPVTRLVEAESQKLLRMEEELRKRIVGQHDAVSAVSRAVRRARSGMKDPKRPMGSFFFLGPTGVGKTEMARALAEFLFENESNLVRVDMSEYMERFSVSRLIGAPPGYVGHEEGGQLTEAVRRNPYCVVLLDEIEKAHPDVFNILLQILEDGRLTDSQGRVVDFRNTVLIMTSNVGVRSIDEERAIGFREARIDPNDPKAYESMRNKMLSEMRKLFRPEFLNRVDEVIVFHHLSREDLLQIVDLQIARVNKQGERMHMKVEITDAVREMLAREGYQPDMGARPLRRAVQRYIEDPLSEEILLGRFSEGDHVLVDLDETGHVIFRKASGTEAGPREAETVSPN
- the queF gene encoding preQ(1) synthase, yielding MSREILETFENPKPERDYLIEHITSEFTSVCPRTGQPDFATMILRYTPDKLCIELKSLKLYYQSYRNRGVYYEAVVNQILDDIVAVCQPRTAKVIGEFNTRGGIRSIVVAEYTKETK
- a CDS encoding phosphatase PAP2 family protein, translating into MLRLWEWDKEVFDFINQGLRSPWADAFFRFFTWLGLGWVQIGILLLIWLKEEKLRESMMTCFIGWSIASVITHTLKFTIDRVRPSTLLHAFVAQDEKILIYSFPSGHTATSFAIACALALSLPKHRLLVSSIAFVVAFLVGVSRIYRGVHWPTDIIASALLGFSSGILAHLLMNNWKERRARLAGGAEK
- a CDS encoding NPCBM/NEW2 domain-containing protein, encoding MIPVLLLCFLEMNEPIPIEPASIFIKEQQVPTKVKQISQSTYLLNTQDVKVKVKKGGSKNTWTFTIEPKQEITISFRIRSRVRPIRVNRNEDHRVLQFGIGDATSRLNDAFLIEKKKKILHFSEASVVLHGGTSYGAAIVSFSKFSPQLRVQISELETFTKNADIQALEIRNKEEFSQFTELVKSLRQTNAQKPTLVFRNEQYEESVRIRWSSLATATGMNVTAEEGFSHRDSLDLIKPVSDVWTMDYGSVSSLPEILVTHVVTPTKTRYSVVTIFNYMDYPRTVFFGFNEIGLDPRVGYACFDFWKVQYLGEVAGKLGVTLPPLSSRLLLIRRGSEVPQILGTSAHALGEIGAGLDTSWNSETKTLSGKITLPENRSISVYLSHALREEIFESAEASCDGGEATVSQNRGFFRLQLRTEKGGESHWKVRFTGKKTTPEPSGQEIAVSVISPWMSSIRRKHPEDTNAGYFVFRNDSLVAYFGDSEIYDAELEPDTLYRYAVFPVDFYGGLGTPVEFIVRTPNARDSMIFDTPMERWTGISPPLPEKSRGGGAISVNEKRVYGLSMSIPSEGTFRISRAFEQFEGTVALEDGSDESVEAEFVILGDGKEIWRSKSLKKGLQENFSIPLSQIYHLTLRVEKKSGSGKAYAAWINPVLKAKRP
- a CDS encoding CBS domain-containing protein, whose product is MTLSEVMHVHIPTLTLDSTFRDAVDKMDIYQFPALVFVDSDKKPCAVITEGDLSRAVMAKGDVTGLSPTKALIYATSEPITANDNLEISEALHLMLTKGLTILPVVRDEKLVGVVLRTDLMQAMLTDALPLEQG